In the genome of Tissierellales bacterium, the window AACCTCAACCCATAGGGTATAAAGAAGAGCGAATGAAAAGAATATTATTCCAAAGCTCAAGTTATCAAAGCCAATATAAAGAGAAATTAATCCATATGGCAAAATATTTAGTAGTATGTATTTTTTGCTAGAAACTATTTCTTTTAAATTAGCTTGCTCTACAGAAAACTTTGAACCTCTAAACTGAGCATGATGAGATTTTATATGATCAATTTCAGCAGAGTGATGCAGATAAAGGCGGTGATAAAGATATTCTATAAGTGAAGATAATAGTATAGCGCTTATTGATAAGATAAGATACATTGAATCACATCCTTATATTGGTTTATAATGGAAATTAGTGAATAAATTATTTTATAGGTAACTATACTCAAAATATACCCAAGGAGGAGAAGATTAGTATGAAAAAGTTTAGATTATTTATGTTGAGCATAATATTGATAGCAGGATTTTGTATGAGTGGATGTAGTTCAGAGAAAACAAAATCAAGTGTTGATATTGAAACAGCAGCGTGGAATGAAATATTAGAAGATGCAAAAGGACAAGAGGTAGCAGCTTATATGTGGGGTGGCAGTGAAGTAGTAAATCGCTATATGGATGAGTATGTAAGTCCAGAACTTAAGTCAAAATACGATATTGATTTTAAGAGAATACCAGTTACAGATATTGCTGATACTATAAATCAATTGCTTGCTGAAAAGGAAATTCAAAAAAAAGATGGAAGTGTTGACCTTCTATGGATAAATGGAGAAAATTTTAAAAACGCCAAAGAAAATGGTTTATTGACTGAAAAAATAATAGCTAAACTTCCAAGTTATGAATTGTATTTTGACAAAGATTCAGATGAAAATAAATTGGATTTTGGAAATGAAACAGAAGGGTACGAGGTTCCATGGGGAAGATCACAATTGGTATTTACATACAATACAAAGTACGTAAATAATCCACCTAAGAGCATGGCTGAACTTATGGAATTTGCTAAAAAAAATCCAGGTAAATTTGCATACCCTGCTCCACCAGATTTTACTGGAAGTGCCTTTATAAGATTAGCATTATATGAGCTTACAGGAGGATATGAAAAATATTTAGGGGAGTTTACGAGAGAGAGTTTAAAGCCAGAGTTAACTCCACTTTGGGATTATTTAAATGAGATGAAACCATATTTATGGCGAAAAGGAGAAACTTATCCTGAAACTAGTGGAAAGGTAGACCAATTGTATGCTAGTGAAGAGATTTGGATTACCATGTCATATAATCCACTACATGCAGAAGCTATGATTCAAAGTGGGCAGTTTCCAGAAACTACTAGAACTTTTGTGCTAGAGGATGGAACACTTTCAAATACTCATTTTTGGGCTATACCACAAAATAGTACTCAAAAATCAGCGGCACTTGTTGCGATTGATTTTATGGTTTCTCCAGAGGCTCAGATTAGAAAATTGAATCCGAAGCATTGGGGAGATCAGATGGTTATAGACGTTTCTAAGATGAGCGATAATCAGTTATTAGAGTACAAAAATTTGGATTTGGGTGAATCAACATTATCTAGTAGCGAGTTGGAAGAAAAAGCCCTTCCAGAGATGAGTGGACGATATATTCAGGTATTAGAAGCAGAATGGATAGAAAATGTTGCGAAAAATTAGAAAAAACATAATAAGTTATAGTTCAGTATTTTTTGTGTTGATACTTATGCTTTCTGGAATTATACAGGGGATAATGCAGAGTCTTCAAAATGGTGGCATTCAGAATTATATTGAATTATTTGGAAAAGAGGACTTTAGAGATTCGTTACTGCTTAGCCTGCGACTTTCAATTATGACTACGCTTTTAGCAGGAATATTTTGCTTAATTTTGTTTTATTCACTGTATTGTTTACGAGAGAGTGGACTAAATAAAAAAGCTAGAGCAGTAAAAAATATATTATTATTACCAGTACTATTCCCCTATATAGTAGCAGCATTTTGTCTATTCATAATGTTTATGCAAAGTGGTTTTCTGGCAAGAATTTGTTTTAGTTTGGGGCTGATAGATTCTATGAGTGAATTTCCTGTACTCGTAAATGATAGATTTGGAATTGGAATAATACTGGGATATTTGTGGAAGACTATTCCATTTATGTTGTTGATGCTTTATCCAAGATTGGAAGAAATTCAAGAAAGATGGTATGACCTGGGAAAAGTATACGGGGCTAATAGATTTGAGTTTTTTGTTACAATTGTATTCCCCATGATAAAAAACACATTTGTGACTAGCGTTTTTATAATATTTGCATACAGTTTATCTGCATTTGAATTGCCCTATTTTTTGGGTCAGACCTATCCACAAACGCTTTCGGTTTATAGCTATCTGAAATATACAAAGGGGCCATTTGAAGGCAGACCAGAGGCACTTGCTGCCAATTTTGTATTGATAGCTATAGTAATTATCGTGGGAATAATAGGGTGGTACTTTTACGATAAAGGAATTGAGGAGGACAAGAGATGAAGAAAAATCTGACTATAAATTGGATTGTCCTCACCTTATTTAGTTTGATTATGATACTTCCAATTGTAGTTCTTTTAATATGGAGTGTAGGACAGCGCTATTCATGGCCATATATTTTGCCAGAGCATTTTACAATGTCATGGTGGATAAATGTATTTAGCGATGCTAGATTTTACAGCTCGCTTTTAAATACTATAATTATTGGTGCAATGACTAGTATTATTGGACTTGCTATGTCCATACCTATTGGAAAATATTTAAGCAAATACAATAGCTTAAAAAGCAGATTGTTAGAGGGAATTATGTTTTTGCCGATACTAATATCACCAGTTGTAATAACTCTAGGTCTTTATAAGAGTTTGAGTATAATGGGATTAACTGGTAATATGTTTGGAATTATAATAGTTCATTTGATTCCATGTTTGCCATATGGTATAAGAATTATAAAGGCTAGTTATGAAAATTTTGATTATAGATATTTAGAACAGTCAAAATTTTTAAATGCCAAATCTTATCAGATTCGATTATTTGTACAAATACCTATGATGTGGCCGAGTTTTTTGGCGGGGTTTCATTTAATGTTCTTGATATCCATGAGTCAATATGTTTTGACTTTATTTGTCGGAAATGGTAGAGTACAGACATTATCAACTCAAATGTATCCTTATTTAAGTGGTGGAAATATGAGTATAGGTGCTATCTACAGCTTAGTATTTGCTTTGGTAGCAGTATCATTTATGTTGATATTAGAGAAAATACTTAGCAAAAGATATAAAAGGAATTAGGGGTGGTTTTGTGAGTATAGATATTAGAAATTTGAAATTTAAATATGATGATAAAAATTTCGAGCTTGAGTTAACAAATCTTTCTATCAAAGAAGGATGCTTTCACACACTTTTAGGAGCGTCAGGTTGCGGAAAAACAACTCTTTTGAGATTACTTGCAGGTCTTGAAAATCACACGATTGGAGAAATTAAAATAGACCAAAATGATGTTGGGTATATATTTCAAGAAGCGTTGTTATTACCGCATTTAAATGTTCTCGATAATGTTTGTTTTGGTTTAAAAATGAAAGGAATAAAGAAAAAAGAGCGATATGATATAGCTAGAAGATATTTAAAAGAGCTTCAGATAGAAGAACTAGGGAGTCGGTATCCTAGAGAGATAAGTGGAGGGCAGGCACAAAGAGCTGCTATAGCTAGAGCACTAGTGCTAAAACCTAGAATATTATTAATGGATGAACCATTTAGTGCTTTAGACGAACAGCTTAGAAAAAACATGAGAAAGCTCATAAAACGATTACACAACAAATACAAAATGACTATTGTATTTGTTACGCATGATTTGGAAGAATCTTTCGAAGTTTCAGATGTTATAAGTATAATGAAAGAGGGTAAAGTATTACAGACGGGGACTGTTGATGAATTGTTAAACTGTCCAAAATCAATTAAAGTTGCCGAATTTTTAGGGTATAAAAATATATTTGAGGGCAAAGTCATAGACGGAGTATTGACAATCGGGGATAGTTTTAAAAAGCAAATAGATTCTGAAAATGGAACTAAAAAGGTGCTTTTGAAATCAGGTAATTTCATAAGATCAGATGAAAATAAGTTTGAAATGAAAGGTATTGTAGCAGATGTGAAGTCTAATTTGATGGGTTATGTTTTATCGATTGAAAATGATGGATATTTGTGGGAATTATTTAGCTCAAAACGAGAAGAGCTAGGAACAAAAACATATTGGACATTTGATGGAGAGCCATATTTTTTCTATGAATAATCGGGAGATGATGATATGAAACAATATGATTTAGTAGTTATAGGTGCAGGAGGAGCTGGAATAACAGCAGCACTGACTGCAGTTGGATTTGGAAAGAGGGTTGCACTAGTTGACAAAAATCTACCTGGGGGAGAGTGTACTTGGTCAGGTTGTATACCATCTAAAGCATTGATACATTTGGGTAAGAGAGTTCACGAAGCGTGTAAGTTAGATTTTATTTCGGAGGCACTTACGATAGAGTTGGATTCAGTTGCTATAATGGATTCGGTTAGAACAACCATACAAAATGTTTATGCAGGTGAAACTCCAGAGGCTTTTAAGAGAAAAGGTGTGGATTTTTATAGAGGTACAGCTAGATTTGAATCGCAAAACCAATTGAGAGTGGAATCACAGGTAATAACGGCAGAGAAATTTATAGTAGCAACTGGGACTAAACCAGCTCCAATTAGGTGTGCCGTTGAAGAGGGCGTAGAGATTCTGACTAATGAAAATATATTTAAGATGGAGACTATACCTGAAAGTATGATTATAGTTGGAGCAGGTCCAATAGCTATAGAAATGGCCCAGGTTTTTAATAGGCTAGGCTGTGATGTAGGGGTTATATTGAGGCGCAGACACATATTGAAAAAGGAAGATGCTGAACTTAGCAGAAGATTGAAACATAATTTAGAGGATGAAGGCGTTCATTTTGTTGATAACTTTAAACTTCAAGCAATTTCAAAATCAGAGCATGGAGTAAGGCTTTGTGGAGAGGGAAATAAGCATATAGAAACACAAAAAGTATTTGTTGCAATTGGGAGAATTGTAGATCTTGGAGAACTATTTCCAAGCGATATGGAAATGGATTGGGATTTCAAAGGGATTAGAGTTAATAAGTATTTGCAGACTACTCAGAAAAACATATATGCTTGTGGTGATGTGGTTGGACCTTATAGGTTTAGCCATATGGCAGAATATCAAGGAATGCTGGCAGCTAGGAATGCGATATTACCTTTTGTGTTGAAAAAAAGAGTGAGATACGATCTTATTCCTTGGGTTACATTTACAGATCCTGAGTTAGCTCGTTTTGGAATAACAGAGCTACAGGCAGAAAGCATACTAGGAGAAGGCAATTATAAAGTATATGAATATGATTATAGGGACTTAGACCGTGCGAAAACAGAAGAGACTACAAATGGATATATAAAGGTGATAGTCGATAAAAAAAATTATATTTTGGGAGTACATATATTGGGCGAACGCGGTGGAGAACTGTTGCATGAGTTTAAGCTGATGGCAGATAGAAAAATAAAGCTAACGAAAATACAAAGTATGATTCATGCTTACCCAACATATAGCGATGCAATAAGACAAATTGGGAAAAAAGCTTATGTAGAGAGCCTTTTAAATAACCCTATAGTGAAATTATTAAGAAAAGATAAATCTTAGAAAGAAGCTGATTGAATTTGAAAAAACATAATAAAAAATTGATGATATTTTTAGTAATTATTATTTGCTTTTTGTTGTTTAGATATTTTAATTTAGGCGAGTATTTTACATTTGAGTCTATTAAAGGCCATAGTGGGGAATTAAAAGCTTATTTGAATGAAAATTTTGCTTTATTTACGATAGCATTTATATTATTTTATATAATATCTGCTGCACTTTCAGTACCTTGGGCTACACTTCTTACTATGCTCTCAGGATTTTTGTATGGAACTATATTGGGTGTATTCATAGTAAATATCGGAGCAACTATAGGATCATTACTGGCATTTTGGGCAGCAAGGTATTTATTTAGAGATAGTCTAAAAAGCAAATATGGAGATCGATTGGAAAAAGTTGATAAAGAGCTTAGAGAAAATGGTGCTAGTTATATGCTTTTTTCGCGCCTTATACCAGCATTCCCGTTTTTCCTCATAAATATAGCAGCTGGTCTCACTGAGATGTCTACAAAGAGATTTGTTTGGACGACTATGATTGGTATAATTCCTGGAAGTGCAGTTTATGCTTTTGCGGGTGAAAGTTTAAATTCTATTGATTCTGCATCAGGAATATTGACACCACAGATACTGTTAGCATTTTGTTTTTTGGGACTATTTGCATTGGTACCTACAGTGCATAAAAAGATTAGATATAAGAAAAATTTATAACGGCGAGATATTCATAATAATTCTCTATAAACCCCTTTTGGAATTCTTATAGAAAAACTAGGACTTGTTTGATAGAATGGAAAAAGATTGATTAACTATCAAATGAGTTTTTATTTTTAGTGAATTCGGAGGGGTTTTTTGTGAGTAAATTTAATAAATGGATTAGTATGTTAGCTGTTGCAGGAATATTGTTGGTAGGAGTAGCGGGTTGTTCTTCAAATACTGATTCAAAAACAAGTGAATCGAATGCTACAAATACTGAGTCGAGCGTAGAAGCAGAGACAAAGATAGAGGTAGAGTATACATATGAAAACAATGATTATTTAGTTGATGCACAGTGGTTAGAAGAAAATATAAATGATGAAAATTTGGTAATTATAGATGCTAGGGGTCAAAAAGCATATGATGCAAAGCATATAAAAAACGCCATACCAGTTGCATGGCAAGGATTATCAAATATGGCTGGAAAACCAGGGGATTTAAATTGGGGAACAGTTGGTTCTGATAAAGAAAATTTGTCGAAATTAATAGGAAGTCTTGGTATAAACGAGGAAAAGAAAGTAGTAATTTATGCTGCAGCTCAAAATGGTTGGGGCGACGATGGTAGAATTATGTGGACTCTTTCTAAAGCAGGATTGAATAACGTTAGACTATTAAATGGTGGTATGGATTATTTTGCTCAAAATACTAGTGATGAATTGCTAAATAGTGAAGCACACGAACCTACAGCGGTAGATTTTGAAATAAAAGAGATAAATGAAGATGGAAACATAACGATAGACGAACTTATGAAAAACTATAATGATTATAAAGTGTTAGATACTAGAGCTCAAGATGAATATGATGGAGCACAAAAATACGGAGAGGCTAGAGGCGGACATTTGCCAGGAGCTACATTAGCAAAATACACAGATTTGTTTAGAGAAGATGGGCGTTTGAAAGACAAAGCTGAGTTAGAAAAGTATTTTAGTGAAGAACTAAAATTAAATAAAGAGGATAAAATAGTTACTTACTGTACTGCGGGTATCAGATCTGGTTATATGCAAATCGTACTTGAGATGGCTGGATATGAAAATGCTAAAAATTACGATGGATCATACTATGAGTGGGCAGGTAGTGACAAGACTGAAGTAGAGAAGTAATATAAATTTTAATCCAAAACATTTTGCTTTTGGATGCATTGAATAGGCATAGATATTTTGACAAAATGGGGACAGGAATGAATACTTGTCTCCTTTAATATTGATTAGATAGTTTTGATTTAGTAAGCAAGTTTGTTTTTTGGAGGGATAGATATGGAAACACAAGCGAAAAAAAGAAATAAAGTTTGGATTCGTTTAGCATTTGTATTGGCAATTTTGGGAAGTTATTTTTTGATACCACAGGTTAAGCTTCAGGTAAATCAAGTTGTAATGCTCTTTAGTATGGCTAATATTGAGACTATAAAACAATATATTTTGAGTTTTGGGATATGGGCACCTGTGATATCATTTTTCCTTATGATATTTCAATCGCTTATGGCGCCATTACCAGCTTTTCTCATAACATTTGCAAATGCAGGTCTTTTCGGATGGTTATGGGGAGCACTTTTGTCATGGGCATCAGCTATGGCTGGAGCATCACTTTGTTTTTTACTTGCAAGATTTTTGGGGAGAGAGTTTGTTGAGAAACTAAATAGCAAAGGAACTCTAAATCAGATAGAAGAGTTTTTTGATAAGCACGGTAAATATGCTATACTTATAGCTAGACTTTTACCATTCATGTCATTTGACATAGTTAGTTATGCGGCAGGTCTTACATCTATGAGTTTCTGGTCGTTTTTTTGGGCTACTGGTCTAGGTCAGTTGCCTGCGACTTTGATATATTCGTATGTAGGTGGAATGCTTACTGGAGGAGTAAAGTATTTTGTTATGGGTTTATTTTGTTTATTTGCTATTTCAGCACTTATATTCTTGATGAAAAAAATGGCGAATGAAAAGAAAAATTCAGAAGTGGATATGGTTTCACAAAAGAGTCATATTCCAGAAAATGAAAACGTAGTTTAGTAGTGTATCTGTAAAGGGTGTATGTTATGAATAAAGAGTCCTCGTATTATATAGAAAAATGTTTAAATAGCTGCGTTGATTGTAAAAAGTGTATGAAAAATTGTCCTATGATTGAAAACTATAGTTCGTCTCCTAAAAGTTTGCTTAAAAGGTTAGCTGAAGGCGAATTAATGGAATCGGCAGCATATGCTTGCTGTCAATGTGGATATTGCGAAGCTGTTTGTCCTACGAATACACCACTTATGGGAGTTTTTACTTCGATTAGATCCGAAGTACAAAACAAAAAAAGTTTTTTCAGCATTGGAAAAGGAAGCTTAGCGGTTGGATTTCATCAAAGAAACAGTTTTAGTAGTTTTTTTACTGGTGCAAGTAAAATTAAGTCAAAAAAAGCATTCTTTCCAGGTTGTAGTTTGCTATCATATAGTGAAGAAATAGTGTATAAAACATACAAGCACATGAAGAACATTGACCCAGAGATGGGTCTTAAGATATATTGCTGCGGAAAGCCAACATTAGATATGGGGAAAAACTCGAAGTTTGAAGAGCGGTTTAAAAGTGTTATGCAATCGATGAAGGATCAAGGGACTCAAGAACTCATAGTGGCTTGCGCTAATTGCTATGAGGTTTTCAAGAAATATGGAGACGGGATAGTAGTTACTTCATTATGGGAGTGGCTGAGGGATAATGGCGTTCCAAAGAAATGTAACTATCGTGGTAATAATTTGAAATTTGCGCTACATGACCCTTGTCCTATAAGGAAAAGAAATGAAATTCATGAAGCAGTAAGAGAAGTGCTCGAGGATATTGAACTTCCATTTGAGGAATTTGAGTATAACAGAGATAAAACTCTTTGCTGTGGTGCAGGTGCAATGGTAAAGCTCACGGAGACAAAACTTGCGCTTAAGCAGATGGAGAAGAGAGCGAATCAAACAGAATGTAGTCATATAGTGACGTATTGTGAGTCATGTGTTGAATCTATGATAGATGGTGGAAAACCTGCTGTTCATATTTTAGATTTGTTGTTTAACAGTGAGAATATCAAAAAGAGAAATTATGAACAACTGATTCCAAAAACTAGTGAGCGGTGGAAAAATAGGAGACGAGGAGTACAGCGGCTTAAAGAGCTATAAACCATAACTGGGACTAAGAATGGTATCGCATTGCCTTTCTTAGTCCCAGTATTTTGATTATTTATGTTTTAATTAAAATTTGAAGTGTTCTAGTATTTCATGTAAATGAGCCGCAAGTTCGCTTAAGTTTTGAGATTCTGAAGCGAGATTATCCATTCCGGCTAGTTGTTCCTCAGTAGTAGCACTCATTTCTTCCATAGCAGCAGAGGTTTCTTCTGATAGTGCAGATACAGATTCTATGAAGTGAATGATTTCGTCTTTTTGGGATTTCATTTCTTCAGCTTCATCTTTTGATTGACTAGCAATATCAAAAAGAATTTCTAATTCATTTATTATATTGTTGAAAATATCTTCGGTTTCATTTACGATTTCAACATTTCCGGATACTATTTGTTCGGATGATTCAGTTTGCTGAACGGCTACAGTTGATTTGTTTTGTATATCCAAAATTTTGTCTCGAATATCCTCTGTTGCTTTGCTAGTTTGCTCAGCTAAATCTCTAATTTCATCTGCAACCACAGCAAATCCTTTTCCGGCTTCACCAGCTCGTGCAGCCTCTATAGAAGCATTTAATGCAAGAAGATTTGTTTGTTCTGATATTGAATTTATCATGTCAACTATGGTGGATATTTCACCAGATGATTGATCCATTTGCTCGACAATATTTTTTATCATGGCAACGGATTTTTGATTTGCATCTGATTGGTCATTTAGCGCAGTTAGAGCAGAGCTTCCTTTGTTTGATAGATCATGTATAGTATTGGTTTTTGTGTAAATTTCTTCAGTTTGATTTATTAGAGATTCAATCCTATCAGATAAATCATGAATACTTTGTACGCTTTGCTCTGTTTGAGTAGCTTGATCTGTAGTACCTTGAGTAACTTCATTTACAGTTGAGCTAACTTCATCTAACGCTTGCTTGGATTCATTTGCAATTACAACCATTGCTTCAGATGCTGATTTTACAGAATCCGAAGCATGAAAAGCATCTCGGATTACCTCACTTATTGATTTTAGTGCATGGTTATATGCATTTGCTATTCGACCGATTTCGTCATTTGATTTTATATCTAAATCATGAGTCAAATCACCCTTAGAAAAAATTGTCATACTATCAACTAAAAGAGGAACCTGCTTGAGAGCTCTAGTTGTTATTACGAATAAAATAACTAAAAGTAATATAGTTACGGATACAAAGGCGCTTGTATTTAGGAATACAAAACGACTTACAATTTCATTAGTTTCAGATTTTGGAACCATTGTACCAACGGACCATGAGCTAGATGAAACAGGTGCATATGCAAAGTATTTAGTTATATCTTCATAAGTGTATTCGGATATTCCACTTTTGCCTTTTGTCATCTCTTGAGCTAATTCGCCTAATTTACCATCTAAAGTTGTCATATTGGTCTTTGTTATTTGATTAGGATCAGGGTGCTCTACTACAATTCCTAATTTAGAGATAAGTATTGGATATCCAGTTTTACCAATATTGTATCGGCTCATTAGTTCTTTGATTTCGCCTAATTGTAAATCAATACCGACATTCCCTATTATTTTGCCATTGTCTTTTATTGGAGAGACTATAGATATTACTATTGAACCAGTTACATTATCTACATAAGGTTCAGTATAAGTAAGCCCATTTACTTGTGACATTTCTTTAAACCAACCTCTGCTAGTTATGTCAAAAGTTTCAGAAGCATCGTAGTCATATATGTCAGTTATAAGATCATTAGCAGCAACTGAACCTAGCCAAACAAGTCCAAGATTTTTGTCAGAGTTTTTAATGTTTAGGAGAGTATCGACTACAGAATCGTAGCTTGGATCTAATCTTTTTTCATTACGACTTTTATAATTTTTAACAATTTCTGTTAAATCTTTGTTTTGAGACATTTGAGCAACTAACATGCCATATTCTTTGAAAAAAGAATCTATATCACTTGCTATTAGCTGAGCATCTTTCAAGAGTTCTTTTTGGACTTGAGTTTCAAGTTGAGTTGAAACTGTGGAGTTTATCCAAGAACCCATTAAAATAAAGGTGATTAGAGTTACCGCAAATGTTATTCCTAAAATTTTTCGCCTTAAACTACTTTGTTTTATCATGTAAAAGCCTCCTTTTAGATGAGTTGTGTTAAAATGAAGTTATAAATGGGCATAGTATTATTATGAATTATACTCATTAAGTAGTATCATTATTTTAAATACCCACAATTTAGAATAATCGAGATTAAAAATAACATATAATTATAAACAGAAGAGGAGAATAAAAAATGTTAGATACTTATGGTAGAAAATATGTTAATAAATGGATAGATTCGGGAGCAAATTTGTTTTCAAGAATGAAGTTCACGCCAAATGCAGTCACTAAAATAGCATTTTTGCTAGGAATAATAGTTGGTCCACTTGTGTATCTTGATAAACCTATTATTGCAACTATTGTGCTTTGGATATCAGGCTACCTAGATGCAGTAGATGGAGCACTAGCTAGAAAAACTAAAAAAACGAGTTCGTGGGGAACTTTAATGGATATTACCTTCGATAGATTGGTTGAAATATCAGTGATAATGGGATTTGCATTTTACGATTTAGACAGATCTATATATTTATTGGCTATGACGAGTGCTATTATATTTTCTATGACGGTTTTTCTTGCGGTTGGAGCATTGGTCGATGCAGAAAGCCAAAAATCATTTTACTATCAAGCTGGGGTTATGGAACGAACAGAGGGTTTTTTATTTTTTACAGCGATGATACTTATTCCAAGTCAATTTAAAGTACTTGCAGTTATTTATGCTGGTTTAGTCTATTTCACCGGAGGGCAAAGACTTTTAGAGGCGAGAGATGTAATGGAGTAAAAAATATTTGACAAAGAGATTTTATAAGGTTATACTGTAGTTACAACTGGTACGAACCACATGACAAGGTACGGGGGGAGATATATGAAAAAAATTGATAAAAAGAGCAGAGTGCCCCTTTATTA includes:
- a CDS encoding sterol desaturase family protein; the protein is MYLILSISAILLSSLIEYLYHRLYLHHSAEIDHIKSHHAQFRGSKFSVEQANLKEIVSSKKYILLNILPYGLISLYIGFDNLSFGIIFFSFALLYTLWVEVSHYIYHKPMGYFFENTKTFKRLKRHHKLHHSYYIVNYGIGSRHWDFILRSFRRF
- a CDS encoding ABC transporter substrate-binding protein; its protein translation is MKKFRLFMLSIILIAGFCMSGCSSEKTKSSVDIETAAWNEILEDAKGQEVAAYMWGGSEVVNRYMDEYVSPELKSKYDIDFKRIPVTDIADTINQLLAEKEIQKKDGSVDLLWINGENFKNAKENGLLTEKIIAKLPSYELYFDKDSDENKLDFGNETEGYEVPWGRSQLVFTYNTKYVNNPPKSMAELMEFAKKNPGKFAYPAPPDFTGSAFIRLALYELTGGYEKYLGEFTRESLKPELTPLWDYLNEMKPYLWRKGETYPETSGKVDQLYASEEIWITMSYNPLHAEAMIQSGQFPETTRTFVLEDGTLSNTHFWAIPQNSTQKSAALVAIDFMVSPEAQIRKLNPKHWGDQMVIDVSKMSDNQLLEYKNLDLGESTLSSSELEEKALPEMSGRYIQVLEAEWIENVAKN
- a CDS encoding ABC transporter permease subunit, which gives rise to MLRKIRKNIISYSSVFFVLILMLSGIIQGIMQSLQNGGIQNYIELFGKEDFRDSLLLSLRLSIMTTLLAGIFCLILFYSLYCLRESGLNKKARAVKNILLLPVLFPYIVAAFCLFIMFMQSGFLARICFSLGLIDSMSEFPVLVNDRFGIGIILGYLWKTIPFMLLMLYPRLEEIQERWYDLGKVYGANRFEFFVTIVFPMIKNTFVTSVFIIFAYSLSAFELPYFLGQTYPQTLSVYSYLKYTKGPFEGRPEALAANFVLIAIVIIVGIIGWYFYDKGIEEDKR
- a CDS encoding ABC transporter permease subunit; protein product: MKKNLTINWIVLTLFSLIMILPIVVLLIWSVGQRYSWPYILPEHFTMSWWINVFSDARFYSSLLNTIIIGAMTSIIGLAMSIPIGKYLSKYNSLKSRLLEGIMFLPILISPVVITLGLYKSLSIMGLTGNMFGIIIVHLIPCLPYGIRIIKASYENFDYRYLEQSKFLNAKSYQIRLFVQIPMMWPSFLAGFHLMFLISMSQYVLTLFVGNGRVQTLSTQMYPYLSGGNMSIGAIYSLVFALVAVSFMLILEKILSKRYKRN
- a CDS encoding ABC transporter ATP-binding protein encodes the protein MSIDIRNLKFKYDDKNFELELTNLSIKEGCFHTLLGASGCGKTTLLRLLAGLENHTIGEIKIDQNDVGYIFQEALLLPHLNVLDNVCFGLKMKGIKKKERYDIARRYLKELQIEELGSRYPREISGGQAQRAAIARALVLKPRILLMDEPFSALDEQLRKNMRKLIKRLHNKYKMTIVFVTHDLEESFEVSDVISIMKEGKVLQTGTVDELLNCPKSIKVAEFLGYKNIFEGKVIDGVLTIGDSFKKQIDSENGTKKVLLKSGNFIRSDENKFEMKGIVADVKSNLMGYVLSIENDGYLWELFSSKREELGTKTYWTFDGEPYFFYE
- a CDS encoding NAD(P)/FAD-dependent oxidoreductase, translating into MKQYDLVVIGAGGAGITAALTAVGFGKRVALVDKNLPGGECTWSGCIPSKALIHLGKRVHEACKLDFISEALTIELDSVAIMDSVRTTIQNVYAGETPEAFKRKGVDFYRGTARFESQNQLRVESQVITAEKFIVATGTKPAPIRCAVEEGVEILTNENIFKMETIPESMIIVGAGPIAIEMAQVFNRLGCDVGVILRRRHILKKEDAELSRRLKHNLEDEGVHFVDNFKLQAISKSEHGVRLCGEGNKHIETQKVFVAIGRIVDLGELFPSDMEMDWDFKGIRVNKYLQTTQKNIYACGDVVGPYRFSHMAEYQGMLAARNAILPFVLKKRVRYDLIPWVTFTDPELARFGITELQAESILGEGNYKVYEYDYRDLDRAKTEETTNGYIKVIVDKKNYILGVHILGERGGELLHEFKLMADRKIKLTKIQSMIHAYPTYSDAIRQIGKKAYVESLLNNPIVKLLRKDKS
- a CDS encoding TVP38/TMEM64 family protein, giving the protein MKKHNKKLMIFLVIIICFLLFRYFNLGEYFTFESIKGHSGELKAYLNENFALFTIAFILFYIISAALSVPWATLLTMLSGFLYGTILGVFIVNIGATIGSLLAFWAARYLFRDSLKSKYGDRLEKVDKELRENGASYMLFSRLIPAFPFFLINIAAGLTEMSTKRFVWTTMIGIIPGSAVYAFAGESLNSIDSASGILTPQILLAFCFLGLFALVPTVHKKIRYKKNL
- a CDS encoding rhodanese-like domain-containing protein is translated as MSKFNKWISMLAVAGILLVGVAGCSSNTDSKTSESNATNTESSVEAETKIEVEYTYENNDYLVDAQWLEENINDENLVIIDARGQKAYDAKHIKNAIPVAWQGLSNMAGKPGDLNWGTVGSDKENLSKLIGSLGINEEKKVVIYAAAQNGWGDDGRIMWTLSKAGLNNVRLLNGGMDYFAQNTSDELLNSEAHEPTAVDFEIKEINEDGNITIDELMKNYNDYKVLDTRAQDEYDGAQKYGEARGGHLPGATLAKYTDLFREDGRLKDKAELEKYFSEELKLNKEDKIVTYCTAGIRSGYMQIVLEMAGYENAKNYDGSYYEWAGSDKTEVEK
- a CDS encoding TVP38/TMEM64 family protein gives rise to the protein METQAKKRNKVWIRLAFVLAILGSYFLIPQVKLQVNQVVMLFSMANIETIKQYILSFGIWAPVISFFLMIFQSLMAPLPAFLITFANAGLFGWLWGALLSWASAMAGASLCFLLARFLGREFVEKLNSKGTLNQIEEFFDKHGKYAILIARLLPFMSFDIVSYAAGLTSMSFWSFFWATGLGQLPATLIYSYVGGMLTGGVKYFVMGLFCLFAISALIFLMKKMANEKKNSEVDMVSQKSHIPENENVV